A DNA window from Ipomoea triloba cultivar NCNSP0323 chromosome 10, ASM357664v1 contains the following coding sequences:
- the LOC116032601 gene encoding transcription factor PIF3-like — translation MPLSEFLKMLKNESGERKPTSSSADDLSPLPGSDFSELVWENGQISMQGQSSKAKKSDNNLSLQASRMREKCVGNASASRIGKLDLAGSVLDEMPPSVPSGEMDLSQDDEIAPWLNYSPTNGQSQEYGSQLLPEISGMTANDDGFALIDKGVCCNLMVGASKSVPNHNVVNSGQRNASKVDCSPTPRFGLLASWSSQQANPLVSGVSDIGSSNGSINLDSILKDSVPPQASAGMKIQNQDTETPRTCPTLLNFSNFSRPVVLARANLQNLTSTLEAKGKREKEIKENTQNPAKTALIEACSTSRKESDLKSEPNLISTKFEPRPTLGKPHGESSPLEQTDASFREDTNDADKAHGKLISPAYVGRVLDGDKTAEPGACSSVCSGSSAERASNDQSHSLKRRTRENEESGCPSEDAEEESAGAKKAAPARGGTGLKRSRAAEVHNLSERRRRDRINEKMRALQELIPNCNKADKASMLDEAIEYLKTLQLQVQIMSMGAGLCMPQMMFPAGMHHHMHAQMPHFPQMGLGIGMGMGFGMGLPELSGRSPGCPIYPVPAMPRPHFPSPSMSGPINFPGMAAASNIQAFGHPCQGVSMSVPRTPFVPLSQQPSASSAPGLNASKMRMNGEVPSKSTMLHPEDPEKIKNLQLTQNSDPIPSRLKNQTSQVQTTRDQQPNASDDPTVNPTNSTNVPGSKAAGM, via the exons ATGCCTCTCTCTGAGTTCTTGAAAATGCTTAAGAATGAATCTGGGGAGCGGAAACCAACGTCGTCTTCTGCTGATGATCTATCTCCTTT ACCAGGGAGTGATTTTTCTGAACTTGTGTGGGAAAATGGTCAGATTAGTATGCAAGGTCAGTCGAGTAAAGCTAAGAAGAGTGACAATAATCTTTCGTTGCAAGCGTCTAGGATGCGGGAGAAGTGCGTAGGGAATGCCTCGGCCTCTAGGATTGGGAAGTTAGATTTAGCGGGTTCTGTTTTGGATGAAATGCCTCCATCAGTGCCCTCTGGCGAGATGGATTTGAGCCAGGATGACGAGATTGCTCCCTGGCTAAACTATTCGCCTACTAATGGTCAGTCACAAGAGTATGGCTCTCAACTTTTGCCTGAAATATCTGGTATGACTGCAAATGATGATGGTTTCGCGTTGATTGATAAGGGGGTTTGTTGTAACCTCATGGTTGGGGCTTCCAAGAGTGTTCCTAATCACAATGTTGTGAACTCGGGACAGAGAAATGCATCGAAAGTTGATTGTTCTCCTACTCCTAGGTTTGGACTGTTAGCCTCGTGGTCTTCTCAGCAAGCTAACCCCCTTGTATCGGGAGTTTCAGATATCGGTAGCAGTAATGGTAGTATCAATCTCGATTCTATATTGAAAGATTCAGTTCCACCCCAAGCTTCAGCTGGTATGAAGATACAAAATCAAGACACCGAAACCCCTCGAACTTGCCCTACTTTGTTAAACTTTTCTAATTTCTCCAGACCTGTTGTGCTTGCCAGAGCTAATCTTCAGAACCTTACTTCGACTTTAGAAGCAAAGGGAAAAAGGGAGAAGGAGATCAAAGAAAATACCCAGAATCCTGCTAAAACCGCGCTTATTGAAGCATGTAGCACCTCAAGAAAGGAAAGTGACCTTAAAAGTGAACCCAACTTAATAAGCACTAAATTTGAACCAAGACCAACACTGGGAAAGCCTCACGGTGAGTCGTCCCCCCTTGAACAGACCGATGCTTCATTCAGAGAAGATACTAATGATGCTGACAAGGCCCATGGTAAACTTATTAGTCCCGCTTATGTGGGAAGAGTTTTGGATGGTGATAAAACTGCTGAGCCTGGGGCTTGTTCTTCTGTATGCTCTGGCAGTAGTGCAGAGAGAGCTTCAAATGATCAGTCCCACAGTTTAAAGAGAAGAACTCGAGAAAACGAGGAGTCTGGATGCCCAAGTGAA GATGCAGAAGAAGAATCAGCTGGTGCGAAAAAAGCAGCTCCTGCTAGAGGAGGAACAGGGCTAAAGAGAAGCCGAGCTGCAGAAGTGCACAATCTATCAGAAAGG CGACGAAGAGACAGGATCAATGAAAAGATGCGGGCATTGCAGGAACTTATACCCAACTGTAATAAG GCGGATAAAGCTTCAATGCTTGATGAAGCTATCGAATATTTGAAGACACTTCAACTTCAAGTGCAG ATTATGTCAATGGGAGCGGGATTGTGTATGCCACAAATGATGTTCCCCGCAGGAATGCATCATCACATGCATGCTCAAATGCCACATTTTCCTCAGATGGGCTTAGGGATAGGGATGGGCATGGGTTTTGGCATGGGCTTGCCCGAGCTTAGTGGCAGATCCCCGGGATGTCCCATCTATCCAGTGCCCGCTATGCCAAGACCACATTTCCCTTCCCCGTCAATGTCTGGACCCATTAACTTTCCAGGAATGGCTGCAGCGTCTAATATTCAGGCTTTCGGACATCCTTGTCAAGGGGTTTCGATGTCGGTCCCAAGAACGCCATTCGTCCCTTTGTCACAGCAGCCTTCTGCAAGTTCAGCCCCGGGCTTGAATGCCTCAAAGATGAGAATGAATGGAGAAGTCCCAAGCAAGTCGACTATGTTGCACCCCGAGGATCCGGAAAAGATCAAGAACTTGCAGCTGACACAGAATTCTGATCCTATACCTAGTCGGTTAAAAAATCAGACCAGTCAG GTTCAAACAACAAGAGATCAACAACCCAATGCTAGCGATGACCCAACTGTTAACCCGACAAACTCAACCAACGTGCCAGGCAGCAAAGCAGCAG GTATGTAA